From Bos javanicus breed banteng chromosome 5, ARS-OSU_banteng_1.0, whole genome shotgun sequence, the proteins below share one genomic window:
- the TAS2R8 gene encoding LOW QUALITY PROTEIN: taste receptor type 2 member 8 (The sequence of the model RefSeq protein was modified relative to this genomic sequence to represent the inferred CDS: substituted 1 base at 1 genomic stop codon) — MFSIEDHIFLTITTAXFIIGMFVNGCIGLVICVDWIKKKKISTADYILTSLALSRMYLLCVMTLNGTILALYPGVYENEKIKVVLNIFWTFTNYLSMWFATCLNVFCLFEIANFSHRLFLWLKWRIERVVHWSLLGSLAISMLISLIQATLTNTDYDFLKIAKHKRNVTELFHVSKIQYLDPLTLFNLFAIIPFTVSLISFFFLITSLWRYSKQMKSSVSGSRDSSTEAHVEARKTVTSFLFFLFVYYLACLLATFSDFMKESKLAMMSGEIIEILNPLGHSLFFIVGNNKLRLASVRTLRCGKTACMM, encoded by the coding sequence ATGTTCAGTATAGAAGACCACATCTTTCTGACCATAACGACTGCATAATTCATCATAGGAATGTTTGTGAATGGATGCATTGGACTAGTAATATGTGTTGATTggattaagaagaaaaagatctcCACAGCTGACTACATCCTCACCAGTTTAGCTCTCTCCAGAATGTATTTGCTTTGTGTAATGACACTCAACGGCACCATACTGGCACTCTACCCAGGTGtttatgaaaatgagaaaataaaggtagttcttaatatcttctggacATTCACCAACTACTTAAGTATGTGGTTTGCCACCTGCCTCAATGTCTTCTGTCTCTTCGAGATAGCCAATTTCTCCCACCGACTTTTTCTCTGGCTGAAGTGGAGAATTGAGAGGGTGGTTCACTGGAGCCTACTGGGGTCCCTGGCCATTTCCATGTTGATCAGCCTTATACAAGCAACGTTAACAAATACTGAttatgattttcttaaaattgCAAAACATAAAAGAAACGTCACCGAATTGTTCCATGTGAGTAAAATTCAATACTTGGACCCATTGACATTGTTTAACCTGTTTGCTATTATTCCATTTACTGTGTCAttgatctcatttttctttttaattacatCCCTGTGGAGATACAGTAAACAAATGAAATCCAGTGTTTCAGGCTCCAGAGACTCCAGCACAGAGGCCCACGTGGAGGCCAGGAAAACAGTgacctcatttcttttcttcctttttgtataCTACCTGGCCTGTCTTTTGGCAACATTTAGCGACTTTATGAAAGAAAGCAAGTTAGCTATGATGTCTGGAGAGATTATAGAAATTCTTAATCCCTTAGGTCACTCACTGTTTTTTATTGTTGGAAATAACAAGCTGAGGCTGGCATCTGTCAGGACGCTGAGATGTGGGAAAACAGCCTGCATGATGTAA
- the TAS2R9 gene encoding LOW QUALITY PROTEIN: taste receptor type 2 member 9 (The sequence of the model RefSeq protein was modified relative to this genomic sequence to represent the inferred CDS: inserted 1 base in 1 codon; substituted 2 bases at 2 genomic stop codons), which produces MFTWKKFDAANLYALDGAMFTIFIRISLECSSNIPGTMEAIYMLLITGTWMIGIWGNRFIVLVNYSGWLKKRAVSLTDVILVSLATSRICFLCVIYMDGFIMVLFSDTYRHGEMMNILDIFWTTCNHSTVWFTFCLSIFYLLKIASISHPVFLWLKLKMNRXILGILPMSFLISSIISALLNNDSFYDFRINNEANITXEFKVSKIPTAFKXIILNLEAMVPFILCLVSFVLLFFSLLRHTKQMKLHTTGSRDPSIEAHMRAIKTIVIFLAVFIMYYVVFLIVTSRFLNPHGKLELMFGGLTAVIFPLSHSFILLMGNSKLREAFLKVLGIVKGFHKRRKYSVPQRILKEAERNQQKSREMNLNLAFTLRIIA; this is translated from the exons ATGTTTACTTGGAAGAAGTTTGATGCTGCAAATTTATATGCATTAGATGGAGCCATGTTTACAATATTCATTAGAATATCATTGG AATGCTCTTCTAATATACCAGGTACAATGGAGGCAATATATATGCTCTTGATTACTGGCACGTGGATGATAGGAATTTGGGGAAATCGATTCATTGTACTGGTAAACTACAGTGGCTGGCTCAAAAAGAGAGCTGTATCCTTGACTGATGTCATCCTGGTCAGCCTGGCCACCTCCAGAAtctgttttttgtgtgttataTATATGGATGGTTTTATTATGGTACTCTTTTCAGATACATACAGGCATGGTGAGATGATGAACATTTTGGATATTTTCTGGACAACTTGCAATCATTCAACTGTCTGGTTTACTTTTTGCCTCAGCATCTTCTATTTACTCAAGATAGCCAGTATATCCCACCCAGTTTTCCTCTggctgaagctgaagatgaacA GTATCCTTGGGATTCTTCCAATGTCCTTTCTCATCTCCTCAATTATTAGTGCTTTACTGAATAATGATTCATTTTATGACTTCAGAATCAATAATGAAGCAAACATTACGTAGGAATTCAAAGTAAGTAAAATCCCAACTGCTTTCAAATAGATTATCCTGAACCTGGAGGCTATGGTTCCCTTTATTCTTTGCCTGGTCtcatttgtccttttatttttctccttacttCGACACACCAAGCAGATGAAACTTCATACCACAGGGTCTAGAGACCCTAGCATAGAGGCCCACATGAGGGCCATAAAGACAATAGTCATCTTTCTGGCTGTTTTCATTATGTACTATGTAGTTTTTCTCATTGTAACATCTCGCTTTCTGAATCCTCATGGAAAATTGGAGTTGATGTTTGGTGGCCTAACAGCTGTCATTTTCCCATTGAGCCATTCGTTCATCCTGCTAATGGGAAACAGCAAGCTGAGGGAGGCTTTTCTGAAGGTGCTGGGGATTGTGAAGGGTTTccacaaaagaaggaaatattctGTTCCCCAGAGAATCctgaaagaagcagaaagaaatcaacaaaagagtc GAGAAATGAATCTAAACCTCGCATTCACACTTCGTATCATTGCCTAA
- the LOC133248953 gene encoding taste receptor type 2 member 10-like, which translates to MLSVLEGLLIFVAVSESILGVLGDGLIGLAYFIECVKNKKFSTISFILMGLATSRICLIGLITTDGFVKIFSPEMYSSGYLIDCITYSWVILNPTSVFFATSLSIFYFLKIANFSHHIFLWLRSDVKRVLLLLMGYLLISWLVTFPLTMKIISDSRAKNRSVVFSVEVHKGEFFRNQILLNLGTLTIFILCLITCILLLISLRRHNQRMLLNATGFRDPSTEAHIKAMKVLVSFIILFILYFIGITIEISCTTMSESKLLFIFGLTITALYPWGHSFILILGNNKLKQVFLRVLKQLKCWEKEKLLRTP; encoded by the coding sequence ATGCTGAGTGTACTGGAAGGCCTCCTCATTTTTGTAGCAGTTAGTGAGTCAATATTGGGGGTTTTAGGGGATGGACTTATTGGACTTGCATACTTCATTGAATGTGTGAAGAACAAGAAGTTTTCTACTATCAGCTTTATTCTCATGGGATTGGCTACTTCCAGAATTTGCCTGATAGGGTTAATAACTACCGATGGATTTGTGAAGATTTTTTCTCCAGAAATGTATTCCTCTGGTTACCTAATTGACTGTATTACTTACTCATGGGTAATTCTGAATCCAACAAGTGTCTTTTTTGCCACCAGCCTCAGCATCTTCTATTTCCTGAAGATAGCCAATTTTTCCCACCACATTTTTCTCTGGTTGAGGAGTGACGTCAAAAGGGTTCTTCTCCTTCTGATGGGATACTTGCTTATTTCATGGTTAGTTACTTTTCCACTAACTATGAAGATAATTAGTGATTCTAGAGCAAAGAATAGAAGTGTAGTCTTTTCAGTTGAAGTGCATAAAGGTGAATTCTTTAGAAACCAGATTTTGCTCAATCTTGGAACCCTTACCATCTTCATACTATGCCTGATTACATGTATCTTATTGCTCATTTCCCTTCGGAGGCACAACCAGAGGATGCTACTGAATGCCACAGGATTCAGAGACCCCAGCACAGAAGCACATATCAAAGCAATGAAAGTTTTGGTATCTTTTAtcatcctttttattttgtattttataggcATTACCATAgaaatatcatgcactactaTGTCAGAAAGCAAgctgttgtttatttttggtcTGACCATCACCGCCCTCTATCCCTGGGGACACTCATTTATCCTAATTCTAGGAAACAACAAGCTAAAGCAAGTTTTTTTGAGAGTACTGAAGCAATTAAAATGCTGGGAGAAAGAGAAGCTCCTCAGAACTCCTTGA
- the TAS2R7 gene encoding taste receptor type 2 member 7 codes for MSSEGQSILMLIAAGEFSLGILGNAFIGLVNCVDWIKHKKIASIDLILTSLAISRISLLCIILLDCYILVLYPDVYTGDKQMRIIDYFWTLTNHLSVWFATCLSIFYFLKIANFFHPFFLWMKWRIDSAIPRILLGCLVFSVFISLPVINNLDDDFRHCVKMKLKTNLSRRCRVHKAQHASIKIRLNLLTLLPFSVSLISFLLLILSLCRHTRRMQLRAPGSRDPSTEAHVSAMKAVISFLLLFIAYYLAYLVATSSYFMPETELAVIVGELIALICPSSHSLFLILENKKLRQASLRVLWKVKCILRRRNC; via the coding sequence ATGTCAAGTGAAGGGCAGAGTATCTTAATGCTCATAGCAGCTGGGGAATTTTCACTGGGGATCTTAGGGAACGCATTCATTGGACTGGTAAACTGTGTGGACTGGATCAAGCACAAGAAGATTGCCTCCAttgatttaatcctcacaagccTGGCCATCTCCAGAATTTCTCTCTTATGTATAATACTATTGGATTGTTACATATTGGTCCTGTACCCAGATGTCTATACTGGTGATAAACAAATGAGAATCATTGACTACTTCTGGACACTAACCAACCATTTAAGTGTCTGGTTTGCCACCTGCCTCAGCATTTTCTATTTCCTCAAGATAGCAAATTTCTTCCATCCCTTTTTCCTCTGGATGAAGTGGAGAATTGACAGTGCAATTCCTAGGATCCTGCTGGGGTGTTTGGTCTTCTCGGTGTTCATTAGCCTTCCTGTCATTAACAATTTGGATGATGATTTCAGGCACTGTGTCAAGATGaagttgaaaacaaatttaagtcGAAGATGCAGAGTACATAAAGCTCAGCATGCGTCCATCAAGATACGTCTCAATCTGTTGACACTACTTCCCTTTTCTGTGTCCCTGATCTCATTTCTCCTCCTGATCCTCTCCCTGTGCAGACACACCAGGCGAATGCAGCTCCGTGCCCCAGGGAGCAGAGATCCCAGCACGGAAGCTCACGTGAGCGCCATGAAGGCTGtcatctccttcctcctccttttcattGCCTACTACTTGGCCTATCTTGTGGCCACGTCCAGCTACTTTATGCCAGAGACTGAATTAGCTGTGATCGTTGGTGAGTTGATAGCTTTAATCTGTCCATCAAGCCATTCACTCTTCCTAATTCTAGAGAACAAAAAATTAAGACAAGCATCTCTAAGGGTGCTTTGGAAGGTAAAATGTATCCTACGAAGAAGGAATTGCTAA